The following proteins come from a genomic window of Musa acuminata AAA Group cultivar baxijiao chromosome BXJ1-7, Cavendish_Baxijiao_AAA, whole genome shotgun sequence:
- the LOC103992822 gene encoding uncharacterized protein LOC103992822 isoform X4, translating to MSGAGGGGNRGSVAAPIPTGSRKLVQSLKEIVNCPEAEIYSMLRECNMDPNEAVHRLLSQDTFHEVKSKRDKKKEIREPPESRSRTVNNSSGRGARGGLDRGGRSTSSQSSSIDYGAGKSKSLHKKENGASSVPNSSVVESSVLSSSPTQRPTTLSKSTPMGNTIQATTFGDGISMPMQPSSGFQNSWLGKPGHVSMADIVKMGRSQGKPIGMPSVASEGSDMAQNAVMLNMSHHNGKQSPTTVPLESDKRSDSFQESIHVSEISHDFGISEDQLNSDDGWFLINKQPMNSVSTTSEVSDACAAYGNPLESASSNLVVDGTNLHIDPHLEEIQDLEKSHNVKNPPAESRSTSVSDRQIQVDTSKDASHLIEDLLKSTNSYQSQMLELDHQEGSFPAEDVLELSSATADLRQLSLHEETSTKSIEASSAVIIPNHLRVTNADCAHLSFGSFGSGAFSGSFPSKQLKSNLEVLPVTDDASRIDDPDTRNHEYDNNGQLEPTLTENVVSRSGSGSENLDVPLVSQPEVVRNDPLDTAHVLQYNFPSASDYALSSAAQPNAAAFSFPQGNTQALNPGVFSNPQSTPQLPSTTMLTSPALPQHLPVHHYSQPALPLGHFANMISYPFLPHSYTYLPSIQQAFAANSPFHQSPAAVPSVGMKYSQPQFKSSLSATSLPQASAIASAYGGLGSSANIPGAFILNHTTASASTTIGFDEALSLQYKEGSHYMPLQQSENPAMWIHGAGSRTMSALPASTFYNYPGQNQHSGIRPSQQTSQLGALGYPNLYHSQAGPSREHQQNPGEGNLNGSQTPSQPANQIWQHGY from the exons ATGAGTGGCGCCGGTGGCGGAGGGAACAGGGGGAGCGTGGCGGCCCCGATCCCGACGGGGTCGAGGAAGCTGGTGCAGAGCCTGAAGGAGATCGTCAACTGCCCGGAGGCGGAGATCTACTCCATGCTCCGGGAGTGCAACATGGACCCCAACGAGGCCGTCCACCGGCTACTCTCCCAGG ATACTTTTCATGAGGTGAAGAGCAAGCGTGACAAGAAAAAGGAG ATCAGAGAACCTCCAGAATCCAGATCTCGAACTGTGAACAACAGCTCAGGTCGTGGGGCTAGAGGTGGCCTTGACCGTGGGGGTCGCAGCACTTCTTCCCAATCCAGCTCTATTG ACTATGGTGCTGGTAAGAGTAAATCTTTACACAAGAAAGAAAATGGTGCAAGTTCTGTTCCTAACTCATCAGTTGTGGAATCTTCCGTGCTATCAAGTTCTCCTACTCAAAGGCCAACAACTTTAAG CAAGTCTACTCCTATGGGAAATACAATACAGGCCACAACCTTTGGTGATGGAATTTCTATGCCCATGCAACCTTCATCTGGCTTCCAAAACAGTTGGTTAGGGAAGCCAGGGCATGTTTCTATGGCTGATATTGTAAAGATGGGTAGATCTCAGGGCAAACCTATTGGCATGCCTTCTGTGGCAAGTGAAGGGTCTGACATGGCACAAAATGCAGTGATGTTGAACATGTCACACCACAATGGCAAACAATCTCCAACCACAGTGCCATTAGAATCAGATAAAAGATCAGATTCTTTTCAAGAATCTATACATGTTTCAGAGATTAGTCATGATTTTGGAATTTCTGAAGATCAGCTTAATTCTGATGATGGATGGTTCCTGATTAATAAGCAGCCTATGAATAGTGTGTCAACTACATCAGAAGTTTCTGATGCTTGTGCTGCTTATGGAAACCCATTAGAATCGGCATCTTCTAATTTGGTTGTTGATGGAACTAACCTGCACATAGATCCTCATTTGGAAGAGATCCAAGATCTAGAGAAAAGTCATAATGTTAAAAATCCGCCAGCAGAATCCAGATCGACATCTGTATCTGATCGGCAGATACAAGTAGACACTTCCAAAGATGCTTCCCATTTGATAGAGGACTTATTAAAAAGTACTAATTCCTATCAGTCTCAAATGCTTGAGCTTGATCATCAGGAAG GTTCTTTTCCAGCTGAGGATGTCTTGGAACTTTCATCAGCTACTGCAGACCTGAGACAACTAAGTTTACATGAGGAGACAAGCACAAAATCTATTGAAGCTAGCTCTGCAGTGATTATCCCTAACCATCTGCGGGTTACAAATGCAGATTGTGCACATCTGAGCTTCGGTAGTTTTGGATCTGGTGCATTTTCTGGATCTTTTCCGTCAAAGCAACTAAAAAGCAACTTGGAAGTGCTTCCTGTCACTGATGATGCTTCTAGAATAGATGATCCGGATACAAG AAATCATGAGTATGATAACAATGGGCAGCTTGAGCCTACACTGACTGAGAATGTAGTTTCTAGATCTGGTAGTGGTTCAGAGAATCTAGATGTGCCTTTGGTTTCACAACCTGAGGTGGTGAGAAATGATCCATTGGATACTGCACATGTACTTCAGTACAACTTTCCATCTGCTTCTGATTATGCACTATCGAGTGCGGCACAGCCAAATGCTGCAGCTTTCTCCTTTCCACAAGGAAATACACAA GCTTTGAACCCAGGAGTGTTTTCCAACCCACAATCAACTCCACAATTACCTAGCACTACCATGCTCACGAGTCCTGCACTCCCTCAGCATCTTCCCGTACACCATTACTCTCAGCCTGCTCTTCCATTAGGCCATTTCGCCAATATGATAAGCTACCCATTTCTACCTCATAGCTACACCTACTTGCCTTCCATCCAACAAGCATTCGCTGCAAACAGTCCATTCCATCAATCACCTGCTGCAGTGCCCAGTGTAGGCATGAAGTATTCACAACCACAATTTAAAAGTAGCTTATCTGCGACCAGCTTACCTCAGGCTTCTGCCATAGCCTCTGCTTACGGAGGACTTGGAAGCTCAGCTAACATTCCTGGAGCTTTCATCCTTAACCATACAACCGCATCGGCTAGCACAACGATTGGGTTCGATGAAGCTTTGAGCTTGCAGTACAAAGAAGGAAGTCACTACATGCCTCTTCAGCAG AGTGAGAACCCTGCCATGTGGATTCACGGTGCGGGTTCGAGGACAATGTCGGCACTTCCAGCAAGCACATTCTACAACTATCCAGGTCAGAACCAGCACAGTGGAATTCGTCCGAGTCAGCAGACATCGCAGCTTGGGGCATTGGGCTACCCAAACTTGTACCACTCACAGGCAGGGCCATCACGAGAACATCAGCAAAATCCAGGCGAAGGGAACTTGAATGGTTCCCAGACACCGTCTCAGCCAGCAAACCAAATCTGGCAACATGGCTACTGA
- the LOC103992822 gene encoding uncharacterized protein LOC103992822 isoform X2, translated as MSGAGGGGNRGSVAAPIPTGSRKLVQSLKEIVNCPEAEIYSMLRECNMDPNEAVHRLLSQDTFHEVKSKRDKKKEIREPPESRSRTVNNSSGRGARGGLDRGGRSTSSQSSSIDYGAGKSKSLHKKENGASSVPNSSVVESSVLSSSPTQRPTTLSKSTPMGNTIQATTFGDGISMPMQPSSGFQNSWLGKPGHVSMADIVKMGRSQGKPIGMPSVASEGSDMAQNAVMLNMSHHNGKQSPTTVPLESDKRSDSFQESIHVSEISHDFGISEDQLNSDDGWFLINKQPMNSVSTTSEVSDACAAYGNPLESASSNLVVDGTNLHIDPHLEEIQDLEKSHNVKNPPAESRSTSVSDRQIQVDTSKDASHLIEDLLKSTNSYQSQMLELDHQEGSFPAEDVLELSSATADLRQLSLHEETSTKSIEASSAVIIPNHLRVTNADCAHLSFGSFGSGAFSGSFPSKQLKSNLEVLPVTDDASRIDDPDTRNHEYDNNGQLEPTLTENVVSRSGSGSENLDVPLVSQPEVVRNDPLDTAHVLQYNFPSASDYALSSAAQPNAAAFSFPQGNTQQPNTLQNSILASSIPHLRDFDLPLSPLLTTQAMPTRYSTTVSSISRPTISTPEALNPGVFSNPQSTPQLPSTTMLTSPALPQHLPVHHYSQPALPLGHFANMISYPFLPHSYTYLPSIQQAFAANSPFHQSPAAVPSVGMKYSQPQFKSSLSATSLPQASAIASAYGGLGSSANIPGAFILNHTTASASTTIGFDEALSLQYKEGSHYMPLQQSENPAMWIHGAGSRTMSALPASTFYNYPGQNQHSGIRPSQQTSQLGALGYPNLYHSQAGPSREHQQNPGEGNLNGSQTPSQPANQIWQHGY; from the exons ATGAGTGGCGCCGGTGGCGGAGGGAACAGGGGGAGCGTGGCGGCCCCGATCCCGACGGGGTCGAGGAAGCTGGTGCAGAGCCTGAAGGAGATCGTCAACTGCCCGGAGGCGGAGATCTACTCCATGCTCCGGGAGTGCAACATGGACCCCAACGAGGCCGTCCACCGGCTACTCTCCCAGG ATACTTTTCATGAGGTGAAGAGCAAGCGTGACAAGAAAAAGGAG ATCAGAGAACCTCCAGAATCCAGATCTCGAACTGTGAACAACAGCTCAGGTCGTGGGGCTAGAGGTGGCCTTGACCGTGGGGGTCGCAGCACTTCTTCCCAATCCAGCTCTATTG ACTATGGTGCTGGTAAGAGTAAATCTTTACACAAGAAAGAAAATGGTGCAAGTTCTGTTCCTAACTCATCAGTTGTGGAATCTTCCGTGCTATCAAGTTCTCCTACTCAAAGGCCAACAACTTTAAG CAAGTCTACTCCTATGGGAAATACAATACAGGCCACAACCTTTGGTGATGGAATTTCTATGCCCATGCAACCTTCATCTGGCTTCCAAAACAGTTGGTTAGGGAAGCCAGGGCATGTTTCTATGGCTGATATTGTAAAGATGGGTAGATCTCAGGGCAAACCTATTGGCATGCCTTCTGTGGCAAGTGAAGGGTCTGACATGGCACAAAATGCAGTGATGTTGAACATGTCACACCACAATGGCAAACAATCTCCAACCACAGTGCCATTAGAATCAGATAAAAGATCAGATTCTTTTCAAGAATCTATACATGTTTCAGAGATTAGTCATGATTTTGGAATTTCTGAAGATCAGCTTAATTCTGATGATGGATGGTTCCTGATTAATAAGCAGCCTATGAATAGTGTGTCAACTACATCAGAAGTTTCTGATGCTTGTGCTGCTTATGGAAACCCATTAGAATCGGCATCTTCTAATTTGGTTGTTGATGGAACTAACCTGCACATAGATCCTCATTTGGAAGAGATCCAAGATCTAGAGAAAAGTCATAATGTTAAAAATCCGCCAGCAGAATCCAGATCGACATCTGTATCTGATCGGCAGATACAAGTAGACACTTCCAAAGATGCTTCCCATTTGATAGAGGACTTATTAAAAAGTACTAATTCCTATCAGTCTCAAATGCTTGAGCTTGATCATCAGGAAG GTTCTTTTCCAGCTGAGGATGTCTTGGAACTTTCATCAGCTACTGCAGACCTGAGACAACTAAGTTTACATGAGGAGACAAGCACAAAATCTATTGAAGCTAGCTCTGCAGTGATTATCCCTAACCATCTGCGGGTTACAAATGCAGATTGTGCACATCTGAGCTTCGGTAGTTTTGGATCTGGTGCATTTTCTGGATCTTTTCCGTCAAAGCAACTAAAAAGCAACTTGGAAGTGCTTCCTGTCACTGATGATGCTTCTAGAATAGATGATCCGGATACAAG AAATCATGAGTATGATAACAATGGGCAGCTTGAGCCTACACTGACTGAGAATGTAGTTTCTAGATCTGGTAGTGGTTCAGAGAATCTAGATGTGCCTTTGGTTTCACAACCTGAGGTGGTGAGAAATGATCCATTGGATACTGCACATGTACTTCAGTACAACTTTCCATCTGCTTCTGATTATGCACTATCGAGTGCGGCACAGCCAAATGCTGCAGCTTTCTCCTTTCCACAAGGAAATACACAA CAACCTAATACTCTACAAAACAGTATTTTAGCATCAAGCATTCCACATCTTCGCGATTTCGACCTTCCCTTGTCTCCCTTGCTTACCACCCAAGCAATGCCTACGAGGTATAGCACGACAGTGTCATCCATTAGCAGACCAACCATTTCCACACCTGAG GCTTTGAACCCAGGAGTGTTTTCCAACCCACAATCAACTCCACAATTACCTAGCACTACCATGCTCACGAGTCCTGCACTCCCTCAGCATCTTCCCGTACACCATTACTCTCAGCCTGCTCTTCCATTAGGCCATTTCGCCAATATGATAAGCTACCCATTTCTACCTCATAGCTACACCTACTTGCCTTCCATCCAACAAGCATTCGCTGCAAACAGTCCATTCCATCAATCACCTGCTGCAGTGCCCAGTGTAGGCATGAAGTATTCACAACCACAATTTAAAAGTAGCTTATCTGCGACCAGCTTACCTCAGGCTTCTGCCATAGCCTCTGCTTACGGAGGACTTGGAAGCTCAGCTAACATTCCTGGAGCTTTCATCCTTAACCATACAACCGCATCGGCTAGCACAACGATTGGGTTCGATGAAGCTTTGAGCTTGCAGTACAAAGAAGGAAGTCACTACATGCCTCTTCAGCAG AGTGAGAACCCTGCCATGTGGATTCACGGTGCGGGTTCGAGGACAATGTCGGCACTTCCAGCAAGCACATTCTACAACTATCCAGGTCAGAACCAGCACAGTGGAATTCGTCCGAGTCAGCAGACATCGCAGCTTGGGGCATTGGGCTACCCAAACTTGTACCACTCACAGGCAGGGCCATCACGAGAACATCAGCAAAATCCAGGCGAAGGGAACTTGAATGGTTCCCAGACACCGTCTCAGCCAGCAAACCAAATCTGGCAACATGGCTACTGA
- the LOC103992822 gene encoding uncharacterized protein LOC103992822 isoform X3 translates to MSGAGGGGNRGSVAAPIPTGSRKLVQSLKEIVNCPEAEIYSMLRECNMDPNEAVHRLLSQDTFHEVKSKRDKKKEIREPPESRSRTVNNSSGRGARGGLDRGGRSTSSQSSSIDYGAGKSKSLHKKENGASSVPNSSVVESSVLSSSPTQRPTTLSKSTPMGNTIQATTFGDGISMPMQPSSGFQNSWLGKPGHVSMADIVKMGRSQGKPIGMPSVASEGSDMAQNAVMLNMSHHNGKQSPTTVPLESDKRSDSFQESIHVSEISHDFGISEDQLNSDDGWFLINKQPMNSVSTTSEVSDACAAYGNPLESASSNLVVDGTNLHIDPHLEEIQDLEKSHNVKNPPAESRSTSVSDRQIQVDTSKDASHLIEDLLKSTNSYQSQMLELDHQEGSFPAEDVLELSSATADLRQLSLHEETSTKSIEASSAVIIPNHLRVTNADCAHLSFGSFGSGAFSGSFPSKQLKSNLEVLPVTDDASRIDDPDTRNHEYDNNGQLEPTLTENVVSRSGSGSENLDVPLVSQPEVVRNDPLDTAHVLQYNFPSASDYALSSAAQPNAAAFSFPQGNTQVQTLSPFSSLMALNPGVFSNPQSTPQLPSTTMLTSPALPQHLPVHHYSQPALPLGHFANMISYPFLPHSYTYLPSIQQAFAANSPFHQSPAAVPSVGMKYSQPQFKSSLSATSLPQASAIASAYGGLGSSANIPGAFILNHTTASASTTIGFDEALSLQYKEGSHYMPLQQSENPAMWIHGAGSRTMSALPASTFYNYPGQNQHSGIRPSQQTSQLGALGYPNLYHSQAGPSREHQQNPGEGNLNGSQTPSQPANQIWQHGY, encoded by the exons ATGAGTGGCGCCGGTGGCGGAGGGAACAGGGGGAGCGTGGCGGCCCCGATCCCGACGGGGTCGAGGAAGCTGGTGCAGAGCCTGAAGGAGATCGTCAACTGCCCGGAGGCGGAGATCTACTCCATGCTCCGGGAGTGCAACATGGACCCCAACGAGGCCGTCCACCGGCTACTCTCCCAGG ATACTTTTCATGAGGTGAAGAGCAAGCGTGACAAGAAAAAGGAG ATCAGAGAACCTCCAGAATCCAGATCTCGAACTGTGAACAACAGCTCAGGTCGTGGGGCTAGAGGTGGCCTTGACCGTGGGGGTCGCAGCACTTCTTCCCAATCCAGCTCTATTG ACTATGGTGCTGGTAAGAGTAAATCTTTACACAAGAAAGAAAATGGTGCAAGTTCTGTTCCTAACTCATCAGTTGTGGAATCTTCCGTGCTATCAAGTTCTCCTACTCAAAGGCCAACAACTTTAAG CAAGTCTACTCCTATGGGAAATACAATACAGGCCACAACCTTTGGTGATGGAATTTCTATGCCCATGCAACCTTCATCTGGCTTCCAAAACAGTTGGTTAGGGAAGCCAGGGCATGTTTCTATGGCTGATATTGTAAAGATGGGTAGATCTCAGGGCAAACCTATTGGCATGCCTTCTGTGGCAAGTGAAGGGTCTGACATGGCACAAAATGCAGTGATGTTGAACATGTCACACCACAATGGCAAACAATCTCCAACCACAGTGCCATTAGAATCAGATAAAAGATCAGATTCTTTTCAAGAATCTATACATGTTTCAGAGATTAGTCATGATTTTGGAATTTCTGAAGATCAGCTTAATTCTGATGATGGATGGTTCCTGATTAATAAGCAGCCTATGAATAGTGTGTCAACTACATCAGAAGTTTCTGATGCTTGTGCTGCTTATGGAAACCCATTAGAATCGGCATCTTCTAATTTGGTTGTTGATGGAACTAACCTGCACATAGATCCTCATTTGGAAGAGATCCAAGATCTAGAGAAAAGTCATAATGTTAAAAATCCGCCAGCAGAATCCAGATCGACATCTGTATCTGATCGGCAGATACAAGTAGACACTTCCAAAGATGCTTCCCATTTGATAGAGGACTTATTAAAAAGTACTAATTCCTATCAGTCTCAAATGCTTGAGCTTGATCATCAGGAAG GTTCTTTTCCAGCTGAGGATGTCTTGGAACTTTCATCAGCTACTGCAGACCTGAGACAACTAAGTTTACATGAGGAGACAAGCACAAAATCTATTGAAGCTAGCTCTGCAGTGATTATCCCTAACCATCTGCGGGTTACAAATGCAGATTGTGCACATCTGAGCTTCGGTAGTTTTGGATCTGGTGCATTTTCTGGATCTTTTCCGTCAAAGCAACTAAAAAGCAACTTGGAAGTGCTTCCTGTCACTGATGATGCTTCTAGAATAGATGATCCGGATACAAG AAATCATGAGTATGATAACAATGGGCAGCTTGAGCCTACACTGACTGAGAATGTAGTTTCTAGATCTGGTAGTGGTTCAGAGAATCTAGATGTGCCTTTGGTTTCACAACCTGAGGTGGTGAGAAATGATCCATTGGATACTGCACATGTACTTCAGTACAACTTTCCATCTGCTTCTGATTATGCACTATCGAGTGCGGCACAGCCAAATGCTGCAGCTTTCTCCTTTCCACAAGGAAATACACAAGTGCAAACTCTTTCACCTTTCTCAAGTTTAATG GCTTTGAACCCAGGAGTGTTTTCCAACCCACAATCAACTCCACAATTACCTAGCACTACCATGCTCACGAGTCCTGCACTCCCTCAGCATCTTCCCGTACACCATTACTCTCAGCCTGCTCTTCCATTAGGCCATTTCGCCAATATGATAAGCTACCCATTTCTACCTCATAGCTACACCTACTTGCCTTCCATCCAACAAGCATTCGCTGCAAACAGTCCATTCCATCAATCACCTGCTGCAGTGCCCAGTGTAGGCATGAAGTATTCACAACCACAATTTAAAAGTAGCTTATCTGCGACCAGCTTACCTCAGGCTTCTGCCATAGCCTCTGCTTACGGAGGACTTGGAAGCTCAGCTAACATTCCTGGAGCTTTCATCCTTAACCATACAACCGCATCGGCTAGCACAACGATTGGGTTCGATGAAGCTTTGAGCTTGCAGTACAAAGAAGGAAGTCACTACATGCCTCTTCAGCAG AGTGAGAACCCTGCCATGTGGATTCACGGTGCGGGTTCGAGGACAATGTCGGCACTTCCAGCAAGCACATTCTACAACTATCCAGGTCAGAACCAGCACAGTGGAATTCGTCCGAGTCAGCAGACATCGCAGCTTGGGGCATTGGGCTACCCAAACTTGTACCACTCACAGGCAGGGCCATCACGAGAACATCAGCAAAATCCAGGCGAAGGGAACTTGAATGGTTCCCAGACACCGTCTCAGCCAGCAAACCAAATCTGGCAACATGGCTACTGA
- the LOC103992822 gene encoding uncharacterized protein LOC103992822 isoform X1, with protein MSGAGGGGNRGSVAAPIPTGSRKLVQSLKEIVNCPEAEIYSMLRECNMDPNEAVHRLLSQDTFHEVKSKRDKKKEIREPPESRSRTVNNSSGRGARGGLDRGGRSTSSQSSSIDYGAGKSKSLHKKENGASSVPNSSVVESSVLSSSPTQRPTTLSKSTPMGNTIQATTFGDGISMPMQPSSGFQNSWLGKPGHVSMADIVKMGRSQGKPIGMPSVASEGSDMAQNAVMLNMSHHNGKQSPTTVPLESDKRSDSFQESIHVSEISHDFGISEDQLNSDDGWFLINKQPMNSVSTTSEVSDACAAYGNPLESASSNLVVDGTNLHIDPHLEEIQDLEKSHNVKNPPAESRSTSVSDRQIQVDTSKDASHLIEDLLKSTNSYQSQMLELDHQEGSFPAEDVLELSSATADLRQLSLHEETSTKSIEASSAVIIPNHLRVTNADCAHLSFGSFGSGAFSGSFPSKQLKSNLEVLPVTDDASRIDDPDTRNHEYDNNGQLEPTLTENVVSRSGSGSENLDVPLVSQPEVVRNDPLDTAHVLQYNFPSASDYALSSAAQPNAAAFSFPQGNTQVQTLSPFSSLMQPNTLQNSILASSIPHLRDFDLPLSPLLTTQAMPTRYSTTVSSISRPTISTPEALNPGVFSNPQSTPQLPSTTMLTSPALPQHLPVHHYSQPALPLGHFANMISYPFLPHSYTYLPSIQQAFAANSPFHQSPAAVPSVGMKYSQPQFKSSLSATSLPQASAIASAYGGLGSSANIPGAFILNHTTASASTTIGFDEALSLQYKEGSHYMPLQQSENPAMWIHGAGSRTMSALPASTFYNYPGQNQHSGIRPSQQTSQLGALGYPNLYHSQAGPSREHQQNPGEGNLNGSQTPSQPANQIWQHGY; from the exons ATGAGTGGCGCCGGTGGCGGAGGGAACAGGGGGAGCGTGGCGGCCCCGATCCCGACGGGGTCGAGGAAGCTGGTGCAGAGCCTGAAGGAGATCGTCAACTGCCCGGAGGCGGAGATCTACTCCATGCTCCGGGAGTGCAACATGGACCCCAACGAGGCCGTCCACCGGCTACTCTCCCAGG ATACTTTTCATGAGGTGAAGAGCAAGCGTGACAAGAAAAAGGAG ATCAGAGAACCTCCAGAATCCAGATCTCGAACTGTGAACAACAGCTCAGGTCGTGGGGCTAGAGGTGGCCTTGACCGTGGGGGTCGCAGCACTTCTTCCCAATCCAGCTCTATTG ACTATGGTGCTGGTAAGAGTAAATCTTTACACAAGAAAGAAAATGGTGCAAGTTCTGTTCCTAACTCATCAGTTGTGGAATCTTCCGTGCTATCAAGTTCTCCTACTCAAAGGCCAACAACTTTAAG CAAGTCTACTCCTATGGGAAATACAATACAGGCCACAACCTTTGGTGATGGAATTTCTATGCCCATGCAACCTTCATCTGGCTTCCAAAACAGTTGGTTAGGGAAGCCAGGGCATGTTTCTATGGCTGATATTGTAAAGATGGGTAGATCTCAGGGCAAACCTATTGGCATGCCTTCTGTGGCAAGTGAAGGGTCTGACATGGCACAAAATGCAGTGATGTTGAACATGTCACACCACAATGGCAAACAATCTCCAACCACAGTGCCATTAGAATCAGATAAAAGATCAGATTCTTTTCAAGAATCTATACATGTTTCAGAGATTAGTCATGATTTTGGAATTTCTGAAGATCAGCTTAATTCTGATGATGGATGGTTCCTGATTAATAAGCAGCCTATGAATAGTGTGTCAACTACATCAGAAGTTTCTGATGCTTGTGCTGCTTATGGAAACCCATTAGAATCGGCATCTTCTAATTTGGTTGTTGATGGAACTAACCTGCACATAGATCCTCATTTGGAAGAGATCCAAGATCTAGAGAAAAGTCATAATGTTAAAAATCCGCCAGCAGAATCCAGATCGACATCTGTATCTGATCGGCAGATACAAGTAGACACTTCCAAAGATGCTTCCCATTTGATAGAGGACTTATTAAAAAGTACTAATTCCTATCAGTCTCAAATGCTTGAGCTTGATCATCAGGAAG GTTCTTTTCCAGCTGAGGATGTCTTGGAACTTTCATCAGCTACTGCAGACCTGAGACAACTAAGTTTACATGAGGAGACAAGCACAAAATCTATTGAAGCTAGCTCTGCAGTGATTATCCCTAACCATCTGCGGGTTACAAATGCAGATTGTGCACATCTGAGCTTCGGTAGTTTTGGATCTGGTGCATTTTCTGGATCTTTTCCGTCAAAGCAACTAAAAAGCAACTTGGAAGTGCTTCCTGTCACTGATGATGCTTCTAGAATAGATGATCCGGATACAAG AAATCATGAGTATGATAACAATGGGCAGCTTGAGCCTACACTGACTGAGAATGTAGTTTCTAGATCTGGTAGTGGTTCAGAGAATCTAGATGTGCCTTTGGTTTCACAACCTGAGGTGGTGAGAAATGATCCATTGGATACTGCACATGTACTTCAGTACAACTTTCCATCTGCTTCTGATTATGCACTATCGAGTGCGGCACAGCCAAATGCTGCAGCTTTCTCCTTTCCACAAGGAAATACACAAGTGCAAACTCTTTCACCTTTCTCAAGTTTAATG CAACCTAATACTCTACAAAACAGTATTTTAGCATCAAGCATTCCACATCTTCGCGATTTCGACCTTCCCTTGTCTCCCTTGCTTACCACCCAAGCAATGCCTACGAGGTATAGCACGACAGTGTCATCCATTAGCAGACCAACCATTTCCACACCTGAG GCTTTGAACCCAGGAGTGTTTTCCAACCCACAATCAACTCCACAATTACCTAGCACTACCATGCTCACGAGTCCTGCACTCCCTCAGCATCTTCCCGTACACCATTACTCTCAGCCTGCTCTTCCATTAGGCCATTTCGCCAATATGATAAGCTACCCATTTCTACCTCATAGCTACACCTACTTGCCTTCCATCCAACAAGCATTCGCTGCAAACAGTCCATTCCATCAATCACCTGCTGCAGTGCCCAGTGTAGGCATGAAGTATTCACAACCACAATTTAAAAGTAGCTTATCTGCGACCAGCTTACCTCAGGCTTCTGCCATAGCCTCTGCTTACGGAGGACTTGGAAGCTCAGCTAACATTCCTGGAGCTTTCATCCTTAACCATACAACCGCATCGGCTAGCACAACGATTGGGTTCGATGAAGCTTTGAGCTTGCAGTACAAAGAAGGAAGTCACTACATGCCTCTTCAGCAG AGTGAGAACCCTGCCATGTGGATTCACGGTGCGGGTTCGAGGACAATGTCGGCACTTCCAGCAAGCACATTCTACAACTATCCAGGTCAGAACCAGCACAGTGGAATTCGTCCGAGTCAGCAGACATCGCAGCTTGGGGCATTGGGCTACCCAAACTTGTACCACTCACAGGCAGGGCCATCACGAGAACATCAGCAAAATCCAGGCGAAGGGAACTTGAATGGTTCCCAGACACCGTCTCAGCCAGCAAACCAAATCTGGCAACATGGCTACTGA